The segment AAGCCTGGCTCTCTTTACCCAGCTTATAAGCCAATGATACACGTGGTGCAAGATTTGTTTTATCAAGCAAAGCAGAATACTCAGCTCTTGCACCAAATTTTGCTGCCAGCTTATTGGTTAAATAAACATCCTGCTCAGCAAAAAGAGAATAAACATTCTCGATCAAACGTGTTCTGAATTTTGAACCATTAAACGCAGTAAACAAACTTTTATCATCACTATGATTATACTCAACCCCAAAACGTAATGCATTCAATGCCCTGAATTTCTTTTCCAATACCAAACGCCCATTGGCATAAAAACCTTTGCTGTTTATCTCAAATTGTTTGAACTCAAGACCAGTCAGCACCACATCATTTTTATCTTCGTCCTGCATACCAAAACGGATATCATCTTTATTGGTTGATACAGATACCCCTGCCTGCAGTTTCCATTTATTCTTTAAACTTTCTTTCCACGATAAGTTATGATACATGTTTCCGTTGCTTAAGCCAAAACGATCTTTATAACCCAAAGAATCAAGACTGTTTTGTGTAAAGCCCAAACTGTTGGTGAGATAAAAACCATAATACTTCAATATTCCGTTCTTTGAAGTTTTGATGCGGAAGTTGGCATCAATGTTATGTGAGTTGGGCGCTTTTGAATAATCCTGCTGTTGTTTGATGACTGCAAATGCCGCCGTTAGGTTCGAGTAGTTATAATTCACACCCCATGATGCAGTTTTTTCTTTATTGAGTTTTTGAAATCCTGCTCCAATTCCTAATACAGAAAGATTCAACGTTGCAGAAGACTGTTCAGGAAGATCAATTGATTCTAAAATTAATGCTGATGATAATGCCTGACCATACAATGCACTGTAGCCACCCGTGCTGAAAACGGTTCCTTTAAAAATAAATGGTGAGAACCGGCCACGTTGTGCAATACCGGGAACACTACTAAAGAAAAAATTGTTGACCAATGTTCCATCAATAAATGTTTTTGTTTCGGCAGCTGTACCACCACGCACAAACAATCCTTCACTCTCGCCCACCTGTTGTGCACCGGGTAACGTTTTTAATGCGCCGGTAATATCGGCATTAGCGCTGGCTGTTGTTACAATATCAATGGATGATAATACAGCTGCTACCCGCTTACGATCACTGGCTTCAAATGCACCGGCAGTAATTACTACTGCACTCATTTCAGTTACTTCTTCTTTTAACTGAACAGGTAATTGAAGATCGCCGCCTTTTAATTCAACCGGCAACTCCACAGTTTTAAAGCCGATAGCAGTAATGATGATGACCTGGCTTCCTTTATCGGTGGTCTTAAACCGGAAACGACCAACCGAGTCAGCAGTGGCACCGTCGTAAGAATCTTTAATGGCAATAGATGCGCCGGCTACAGGTTTCTTTTTGTTATCGAGCACGGTGCCACTGATGGTGGTTTGCCCAAAAGCAAGTTGGGCGATGATAAGGCTGATGAGTAAGGTGAATGCTTTCATTTCTTATAAATAGATCACAAAC is part of the Lacibacter sediminis genome and harbors:
- a CDS encoding TonB-dependent receptor; the encoded protein is MKAFTLLISLIIAQLAFGQTTISGTVLDNKKKPVAGASIAIKDSYDGATADSVGRFRFKTTDKGSQVIIITAIGFKTVELPVELKGGDLQLPVQLKEEVTEMSAVVITAGAFEASDRKRVAAVLSSIDIVTTASANADITGALKTLPGAQQVGESEGLFVRGGTAAETKTFIDGTLVNNFFFSSVPGIAQRGRFSPFIFKGTVFSTGGYSALYGQALSSALILESIDLPEQSSATLNLSVLGIGAGFQKLNKEKTASWGVNYNYSNLTAAFAVIKQQQDYSKAPNSHNIDANFRIKTSKNGILKYYGFYLTNSLGFTQNSLDSLGYKDRFGLSNGNMYHNLSWKESLKNKWKLQAGVSVSTNKDDIRFGMQDEDKNDVVLTGLEFKQFEINSKGFYANGRLVLEKKFRALNALRFGVEYNHSDDKSLFTAFNGSKFRTRLIENVYSLFAEQDVYLTNKLAAKFGARAEYSALLDKTNLAPRVSLAYKLGKESQASLAYGIFYQNPELRYQPTIAPLTFMKATHYIAQYQKTTSLTTFRVEAFYKQYDNLIKTSNINGRELGSSNNGFGDASGFELFWRDKKTVNNLDYWISYSFLNTKRDFLNFPTAITPNFAAKHTGSFVVKKFVTKLKSNLNFSYNYASGRPYYNIQYDQNTSKPFFADKGRIPDYHNVSFSVNYLPSIGKKNAKAFAVYVLSVSNVFNIKQVYGYNYSYNGQRKTELVPPSRMFIFIGAFISFGVDRTDDAINNNL